Proteins encoded within one genomic window of Companilactobacillus zhachilii:
- a CDS encoding LTA synthase family protein, translating into MSYSQTASVQTTNGILFKTNVAPYLVTALILTLLYLGVYGLFNRFFYATAVFYVFFAIYIVANKLKVIYRSEPVLPNDLKFISDAKAMLPMISTKILVLAVVAILLIVTICVMLEKIFSKELLRFNIVTRIILVLLAGLSIGGFYNVNQEGSTINKLMSKVGYSNFTPNISMTATTNGPLLTFLGNMHVDIMDKPSGYNEATMNKLVKKYRNVANGINQNRPNNDLHKQTLIFVLSESFADPSRVPNIKLNQEAAPKIMNIKKENTSGLMLSSGYGGGTANMEYMTFTGLAYNQFSKSLQSPYTQLVTKQDHPVNIVNSFNTSAAIHPYHGNFYDRQTVYPKFGFQTFRNIDSTGKLALKYTDTIGGDPFVSDEASYKNTLWQVNQTKGGQFISLVTMQNHMPYNVMYDNDQFTVLDGKAAEIPQQVSNYAKSINFTDDSTQAFLDKLDKIKKPITVVWYGDHLPGLYAKNSMKKYNVVQHETDYFIYSNKYAIDHGKGTRKLTDSTEVTDPNGFIPLALKQMQQKVTPYYALLTKVQEEIPAMAKNSVGKNENLYVDADSKQVTTKDLTDKQKKLLHDYKLVQYDLTVGKGYSKKTINK; encoded by the coding sequence TTGAGTTATTCGCAAACCGCTTCAGTACAGACTACGAATGGAATTTTATTTAAGACAAACGTTGCACCATACTTGGTCACAGCATTAATCTTAACGTTACTTTATTTAGGTGTTTATGGATTATTTAATCGCTTCTTTTATGCGACGGCAGTCTTTTACGTTTTCTTTGCCATTTATATTGTCGCCAATAAGTTAAAAGTTATTTATCGTTCTGAACCCGTTTTACCTAATGACTTGAAGTTCATATCGGATGCTAAGGCAATGTTGCCAATGATTAGCACTAAGATTCTTGTCTTAGCAGTTGTGGCAATTTTGTTGATTGTTACGATATGCGTTATGTTAGAGAAAATTTTTTCCAAAGAATTACTGCGTTTTAACATCGTTACAAGAATCATTCTAGTGTTACTAGCGGGACTTAGTATTGGTGGCTTTTATAATGTTAACCAAGAGGGTTCAACAATCAATAAATTGATGTCCAAAGTTGGTTATTCTAATTTTACGCCGAATATTAGTATGACAGCCACAACGAATGGTCCGTTACTAACCTTTTTAGGTAATATGCATGTAGATATCATGGATAAACCTAGTGGTTATAACGAAGCCACGATGAATAAATTAGTGAAAAAATATCGTAACGTTGCAAATGGGATTAATCAAAATCGACCTAATAACGATTTACACAAACAGACGTTGATTTTTGTTCTGAGTGAAAGTTTTGCGGATCCAAGTCGAGTTCCCAATATTAAGCTTAACCAAGAAGCTGCACCTAAAATTATGAATATTAAGAAGGAGAACACTTCCGGCTTAATGCTAAGTTCAGGTTACGGTGGCGGGACTGCCAATATGGAATATATGACTTTTACCGGCTTAGCTTATAACCAGTTCTCCAAATCATTGCAATCACCATATACACAGTTAGTTACAAAGCAAGATCATCCTGTGAATATTGTTAATAGTTTCAATACATCGGCTGCCATTCACCCATATCACGGTAATTTCTACGATCGTCAAACCGTCTATCCTAAATTTGGCTTTCAAACATTCCGTAATATTGATTCAACTGGTAAATTGGCACTGAAATACACTGATACTATTGGCGGTGATCCCTTTGTCAGTGATGAGGCTTCATATAAAAATACGCTTTGGCAAGTTAATCAAACTAAGGGCGGACAGTTTATTAGTTTAGTGACGATGCAAAATCACATGCCTTATAACGTTATGTATGACAATGACCAATTTACAGTTCTCGATGGTAAAGCCGCCGAGATACCACAACAAGTTTCTAATTATGCTAAAAGTATTAACTTTACGGATGATTCCACACAGGCCTTTTTAGATAAATTGGATAAAATTAAAAAGCCAATTACAGTTGTTTGGTACGGCGATCATTTACCAGGTCTATATGCCAAAAATTCGATGAAAAAGTATAACGTCGTTCAACACGAAACGGATTACTTTATTTATAGTAATAAATACGCCATTGATCACGGCAAAGGTACGCGAAAGCTTACCGATTCAACCGAAGTAACTGATCCCAATGGTTTTATTCCGTTAGCTTTGAAGCAGATGCAACAAAAAGTTACACCGTATTATGCTTTGTTAACAAAAGTTCAAGAAGAAATTCCTGCCATGGCAAAAAATAGTGTGGGTAAAAATGAAAACTTGTACGTAGATGCTGATAGTAAGCAAGTTACAACCAAGGACTTAACTGATAAACAAAAGAAATTATTGCACGATTATAAATTAGTTCAATACGATTTGACCGTCGGTAAAGGTTATAGTAAGAAAACAATCAATAAGTAG
- a CDS encoding aldo/keto reductase codes for MDELIKIGNTDVTSKKIGLGTNKVGGHNLFKNLKDEDGYAVVKEAIDSGITTLDTAYVYGVGRSEEIIGDVIQNYDRSKLVIATKGAQDPDNDLKNNNDPEFLKRAVDDSLKRLKTDYIDIFYIHFPDEKTPKNEAVAALNELKQAGKIRAIGVSNFSLDQIKEANQEGLVDIVEDNYSLLHRDAEKELFPYLRKNNISFVPYFPLASGLLTGKYSAADAKKFSQYTPSQFDKVLAAIDSVRKLAKKYDATVAQVVLAWYMKNPDISIVIPGARKPEQVEQNVKALNVDLGNTDYHTIDEAFSDFE; via the coding sequence ATGGATGAATTGATTAAAATCGGTAACACAGATGTAACGAGTAAGAAAATCGGCCTAGGAACTAACAAGGTTGGTGGACATAATCTTTTTAAGAATCTAAAAGATGAGGACGGTTATGCGGTTGTTAAGGAAGCAATCGACAGTGGAATTACGACATTAGATACAGCTTACGTGTATGGTGTGGGTCGTTCTGAGGAAATCATTGGTGATGTGATTCAAAACTATGACCGTAGTAAATTGGTTATTGCAACTAAAGGCGCTCAAGATCCTGATAATGATTTAAAGAATAATAATGATCCTGAGTTTTTGAAAAGAGCTGTAGATGATTCATTGAAACGCCTTAAAACTGATTATATTGATATTTTTTATATTCATTTTCCAGATGAAAAAACGCCAAAGAATGAGGCTGTAGCTGCATTAAATGAGCTTAAACAAGCAGGCAAGATTAGAGCTATTGGAGTTTCAAACTTTTCCTTAGATCAAATTAAAGAGGCTAATCAAGAGGGGTTAGTTGATATCGTTGAGGACAATTACAGTCTGTTGCACCGGGATGCAGAAAAAGAATTGTTCCCATATTTGCGGAAAAATAATATTTCATTCGTACCATATTTCCCACTAGCATCAGGTTTGTTAACTGGAAAGTATAGTGCTGCGGATGCTAAGAAGTTTAGTCAATATACACCATCTCAGTTTGATAAAGTTTTGGCAGCAATTGATTCAGTACGTAAATTGGCTAAGAAATACGACGCTACTGTTGCCCAAGTTGTACTTGCTTGGTACATGAAGAATCCTGACATTTCTATTGTTATCCCAGGTGCAAGAAAGCCAGAACAAGTTGAGCAAAATGTTAAAGCATTGAACGTAGATTTAGGGAATACCGATTATCATACAATTGACGAAGCATTTTCCGATTTCGAATAG
- a CDS encoding DMT family transporter has translation MEIALKIAGGQFNPIELNFIRFLIGGLALLPFTILYLKKNNVHIDRSGWFKIALTGFVIVVLSMTLYQLSIGMTKASVIAIMLSANPIFGLIIGFVFLKEKLSRTNVLALILTLVGLLVIINPFHLSGAMGIILGLLSSIIFGIYGVMSRVYGGKLDLNGLSMTCLAFLFGATELGILMGITHIPAVAEAIPSGFSEFSRIPYFQGISLQTLPLILYISVLVTGVAFGLYFLSMEKVGILQASLIFLVKPALAPVLALLVLGESMTANTIVGIVIILLGSLITLIGEKIAYSVMAIFRRNNPEAHPQVDELEVVKDKIENSELAKRRKATEAAVRNSLEEERESRELPSED, from the coding sequence ATGGAAATTGCATTGAAGATTGCTGGAGGACAGTTCAATCCAATCGAATTGAATTTTATTCGTTTCTTGATTGGTGGATTGGCTTTATTACCATTTACAATTCTTTACCTGAAGAAGAACAATGTTCATATCGATAGATCAGGTTGGTTCAAGATTGCGTTAACTGGTTTCGTTATCGTTGTTTTGAGTATGACACTTTATCAACTTTCAATTGGAATGACAAAAGCATCTGTCATTGCCATTATGTTGAGTGCCAACCCAATCTTTGGTTTGATCATTGGTTTCGTATTTCTCAAAGAAAAATTATCCAGAACTAATGTTTTAGCATTGATTTTAACTTTGGTAGGTCTATTAGTTATTATCAACCCATTCCATCTATCCGGGGCTATGGGCATCATCTTAGGACTTTTGTCCTCAATTATCTTTGGTATTTACGGTGTTATGTCACGTGTTTATGGTGGCAAACTTGACTTAAACGGTCTATCAATGACTTGTTTAGCATTCTTGTTTGGTGCTACTGAATTAGGAATTTTAATGGGTATTACTCATATTCCTGCAGTTGCTGAAGCTATTCCTAGCGGCTTTTCTGAATTTAGTAGAATTCCATATTTCCAAGGCATTAGCCTTCAAACATTACCATTGATTCTTTATATTTCTGTACTTGTTACTGGTGTAGCTTTTGGTTTGTATTTCTTATCAATGGAAAAAGTTGGTATCTTGCAAGCCTCATTAATTTTCTTAGTAAAACCAGCTTTGGCACCAGTCCTAGCACTATTAGTTTTAGGTGAATCAATGACAGCCAATACCATTGTTGGTATCGTGATAATTTTACTTGGTTCATTGATCACACTTATTGGCGAAAAGATTGCTTACAGTGTTATGGCTATCTTTAGACGTAATAATCCGGAAGCACATCCTCAAGTTGATGAATTAGAAGTTGTTAAAGATAAAATTGAAAACAGTGAACTTGCTAAACGCCGTAAAGCAACTGAAGCAGCGGTTCGCAATTCATTAGAAGAAGAACGCGAAAGTCGCGAGTTACCTTCAGAAGATTAA